In Gossypium hirsutum isolate 1008001.06 chromosome A10, Gossypium_hirsutum_v2.1, whole genome shotgun sequence, the DNA window GTTAAAGGCTGGAAAAGTAGTTTTCTCGGTGGTTGAtagaaaaggtaatgaaatggcTGCTTCATTGGTGATTGCTGGCTTTAATAGGGAGAATATGTTTAAAGTTTGGTGGTGAGATTTCAGTATTGTTGTTTTTTGTTGTTGTAATGTTGGGTTGCGATTGTTACGCTGCTGAAATTCTAAAGTTTGTTTGCTGTTCTGTTTGTCTTTTGATAATAGCACAGTTCAActgttgcaaaaaaaaaaaaagaaaaaaagaaaaaaaaaagaaaaagaaactacgAGCTTGAACTCAAATACATATaattgaattcaaataaatataagaaAGTTAACTCATTTTCtattatataaataaacttaataaaatgagtttgaataattcaaactcaaaattttaaaataaaattataagctCAAAAACGAATTTGAGGTCAAATGTTCAGTATTTAACCTCTCTCAACGCTTTAATTACACCCCAAAGCAATCGGCCACTTGCACTTTGCAATTGCAAAGTGTTCAAATTCAAAGAAGCTCAGGATCTCTGGTTTTGTTTAATAACGAGAACCAAGTTGCCGCGTGGAGCACCGGGAACCCTCATTCCACTCGCTTTATTACATCTATATACGGTAAATTTAACTAACCATCCTCAAATTacaatgtatattttaaattggTTCTAAAACTTTAAAATGTGATACTTGAGCCTTTGTAATATAACTATCATATTAACCAAGTCTTTTTGTTAGCCTAGCCATCAAGTTGGCATTAACTTCTAGCTAAGATCAAATATGGAGCATATTTAAAACATGATTAATGTATCTACTATATCAAGGATGAAACCACAAATATGATACTGTATggtcaaaataaagttttaaaagcTTGAGGGGGCCAAAAGTAAAAAATTgcttaaaaatgatttaaattaaataattcataACTACAATGGACTAAAACTATTATTTTATCCCTCAACTAAGGGGTGCTAAGGTCATTGCCTGGACAACTTGCATCtaacatgttaaaaaaaaaaaaacaatactatTAAAGTTTAGGAGGCTTTTTTCTATTTTAACATACTAAATTTAAATTGTCTATGCAATAGTTACACATGTACTCAAATTTTGATCCACCTACTTTAACTTTATGTAGCATCAGAATTCAGTTAGCATTTATAATTAAAGTGATAGATAAGTTGACAGAAGGACTTAATTGATATGATATTGTCACTTTTTAAGACTCAATTAGAACATTTAGAAGTATGGGGACAAATTTAGaatctaaaatataatttgaggaCTCATGATGTAATTAACTTTAACTATATATTAAATTGTTTGCGTAAACAGTCCTTCAATCCATGGTTTCAGGGGAACAATAATTTCAGTCTtctatatatgttttaatatttatctatccAAACTCGTAATAatgttatttcttttttataaaataaattatcgaATAAGTTTACATTTTCTTTATGGGgaataaatttatatttgataaaaatattttatttcatttttgataaaaaatatttggAATTTAGTTAGATTACATCCTCGATCTATTGATAGTTTATAAATTTATACAGCATTGTCATTCATTCATATACGAAAAGCTCCTCTAGCTCATAAAAGGAAAAGCTTCTGACATGTAAGATGTGGATACATTGAACTACATAAATTCTTGACTTTTCTGTCAGTTCGTGAATCGGGATCATACACAAAGACAACTACTTGATTAGAAAAATAAGATCGAAtccatcaattttattttaatgattgGAAGACTTTCAAGACAGTTGGATTGGTCAATGaggaataaaaaaaagttagatcTTTGACAAAACCCTCAAGTTTAAGCTTAAGTTGAGgtgattttaatattattattacagcCAAACTTAACTTTAAGACGTCAACTTCCTTGTCTATATAACGGAGATAATTTAGGCTTCTTGAATCAAGTTCTTAATTAGTGATGAAAATGAGGGCCGGTTATAGCATTTTCATCCTCCTTGTTTCTCTTACTTTGATCGGAATCGTCGATGTTTGTAATGCTGGTAAGTTGAGCTATAAGTTTTACAAAAGAACTTGTCCGCGAGCTGAGCAGATCGTAAAAGAGATTATCCAAAACCGAACCCAAAGTAATCCATCTTTGGGTGCTCGACTTATTAGGATGCAATTCCATGACTGCTTTGTTAGGGTAAGTACTAAGTAACTACAACTTCCTCTTTATGATTCTTAGGTTTATTGGGAGTCAAGTTATATGTGTAAGCATATATATAATGACATTTATCTTTGATTGTGTTAGGGATGCGATGCATCAGTGCTCTTGGACACAGTTAATAATTCTACGGCTGAGAAAGTAGCGATACCGAACTCATCCTTAAGCGGTTTCGACGTGATCGACGATATCAAGACTGCAATCGAAAGGGCTTGCCCTAAAGTTGTTTCCTGTGCTGATATTCTTGCCTTGGCAGCTCGTGATGCTGTTTCTGCACCTGTAAATAACCCACTTTTAGCTACACCATTTCATCACCACCAAGTTTTCAGACTCTTATATATAGTTTTGAAATACTTTTATCGCAGTTTAGTAAGCCCCTGTGGGACGTTCAACTTGGAAGAAGAGACGGAATGGTTTCACTGGCAACTGAGACCAATGGAAACCTCCCTAGTCCCTTTGCAAACTTCACTAGTTTGATTCAACTGTTTAATAGGAAAGGCCTTGACGTTAATGACCTTGTTGTTCTTTCAGGTATAAGGCTCCTTTTCTTACTTTGGCTCTAGCTTACACTTCTTATACATTAATATGCACCggaaactttaaaatattttcttcatGCTTATATCTCAATATGCGTCGGATACTGAATTCGAATTGAGACTgaagtttgaaaaaaaatgtaataatttgGCATTAATGTCCTTAATCAAACAGGTGCGCACACTATTGGAGTTGCTCAATGTGCAACTTTCTCAAGTAGGCTTTACAACTTCACAGGCAAAGGTGATGCTGATCCGAGCTTGGATCCAACTTACGCCGAAGCCTTAAGAAAGCAATGCCCGAACCCAGCAAGTCCAACAATAACAGTGGAAATGGATCCTACAAGTTCATTATCATTCGACAATCATTACTACGATATCTTATTACAAAAGAAGGGGTTGTTTGTTTCAGATGCTGCACTTCTTACGAACAGGAATTCCAACAAGATCGTGACTCGGTTACAGAGATCGCGTTCTTCCTTTTTCCCTGCATTTGCCAAGTCGGTGAAGAAAATGGGAGCCATTGAAGTTCTCACTGGAAATGCTGGAGAAATCAGGCAAAACTGCCGTGTTGTTGACCCTTGAAATAGAATACGAGATTAGTGATAAATTTGCATCAATTTCCCCAAAcaatgatttaattatgaaaaagaagttgaacaagtttttattttctgttttttaaTGCCCAATTAACTAATGTTGTACTGATTCTGATGCAAATGTAATAAATAATTACTCAAGAAAAGTTAATGTTTTGAGCATTTCGTAAGCTTTATAAATAGAACTGACAATTGGAAAGATTTTGATTTCTTAACAGACATGTAGTTTAAATAGTTTTGGATTCCTACTTTTTGGgataaatattaaacttatatatgaattttattttaatcaacaatttgatatataaattttgatttagtacaattgtatatataaaactaaaatgcttttatatatatataaaactttgatttacttcaattttatatatatataaaactttgatttacttcaattttacatatttaaagaaacgaatatatacatttatttttatatcatattaatataattatttatgtatgcaatatatcaacaaaaaataatgttaatttgataatattgttagttatttgtaaaaattgaatcaaaataaaattttatgtataaaataagaAATTCTTCTTTTAagcactcaaaataaaaaaattttcaatttaggtaCCTATATTATATAGTTcattcattttggtcactcttaTAAAAACTCTAACGAAAATCAATTATGACATTTTTTTTGTGACACGCGAATTAATCATTGAATACCATATGGCACAATTTATCATGTCATAAGAGTTGCATACCATTTTAaagaactaaaatataattttcccAATATTACTTATTAAccgaaataaaagaaaaaacaataacTAAATAGTTGAAAACCCACAAAAATCCAAGcgtcatcttcttccccaaattttAACTTaagaattgagaaaaaaaaaacagaagaaagAACAACAGGATGAACCAACAATTAGCGACCTCAAACACGATTTTCGTCCACAACAAGTTATGTTGGAATATGATAAGGAATATGATAAACCCAAAAGAAGCATTCAaattttttccttcaatttttcttgattactcttttaaaagaaccaattttttttatcaatttttgtttttgtctttAAATAAAATGGAAAAGCAAACCCATGGGAGATTTGCAATTGAAGTTTGGTTCTCCAACTTATTTTTGTAAGAGATTCAGATTTAATTCCTTAAACCCAGTTTTTTTCTCTAACAACAAATGTTTaaagaaacaaagtaaaaaaaataaaaataaaatccaaagctTGTATTTAGGGGAATCGAAGGGATTAAATATTGAAACGTTATTGaaaatatatgagttttgaagGAAATATGGATATAGAAATTAAGTATAAAGAAGAGGAGTTGAAGAATAGAGAAGAAATAAGGGAATTGAAAAATTGGGATGATATTTTAGAAAAAGGAATCAATTTCTCTCGCACAAAAAAACAACACTTTATCTTGTATTTGAaagagaaaatttttcaaaaaatttactaatcaaacacGATTGAAACTTGATGGCAGAAAAATTGAATCAATAGTAGTAGCCAAGTTGATTACAACAAATCACAAAAGAAGAAATGTATAGATTTGGGGTTTTCTTCTTGATGATAAAAAAagtttttctctctctctcttttttttattaccaggattaaacctcatttatattaaaatattaagaatcaaaatgataattttttattttacttaaattacttggaaaattaaaattttagaaataattccACGTCAAGTTTCCATTACAGTTTTTAATAGAAgtgattaaaatgaataaattatataacgtaaatatttaaattataaaattttattttagatgtttcaaataaaaattttaatagttaaatgactatttacgtaatttatcaaaagaaaattttgatgttttgagcATTTCCTAGACTTTATAAATAGAAGTACTGACAATTGGAAGGATTTTGATTTCTTTAACTGTCATGTTAAATAGTTTTGTAAtcgatttttttagaataaatattaaatttataaatatataaattttggtttaatgtctaatttgatacataaattttaatttagtgtaattatacatatgaaacttaaattttggatcatatgtatatatgaaactttaattttgattcaattgtacaaatttaaagaaatgaatacatacatttattttcatataagattaatataattgtttgtgtatgcaatatGTCAATATAAAATAATGCTAATTCAATAATGTTGTTAGTGATTTgggaaaattgaatcaaaataaaatttcatgtataaaattacataaaatcaaagttcatgtatgattttgatatttatttatttaataagacATAATGTTAAATTTAGGCCTTAACGTttacatcttttgtcaattttACTCTTATctttttttgaactaaatttgaccctcaatcttttaaaaaagagtcaaaatgattttttaacaaaattactgactaaaatgttaaatttttaaatgtggtAGCCTGCATGATAATCTCCATATACTTCGtgctatatattttttaatttgtataaactttttttaattttaattttttaataattttaaattatttgttaaagtagcatataagataaatattaCAATATTAGCATGAACTGCACATTAATTGCTGCATAGGTTGTCAAACCATCATTTTTACACATTTAATGTTTTAGTAAGCTTTTTtgctaaaaaaaaaaagtgatttgactaatttttttaaaggtaattgtcaaatttagctaaaaaaagaaaggaataaaGGCCAAAACAAATGTAAAaattgaaagttaaaattttcattatgcctttttttttctttttatttctctatttccttatattaattttgattttgagttagccaaatttaattttttctcgtACTTTTCAGAGTTAGAGTTTATATTTTTTGATGTATATAAAAAAGTTATACTGATATTCTAATTATTTCTACATATATTTGAGAATAACTTATATTAGgataatctaaaaatatatagtttttaggtaccaataaaataatatcacatcatcaatttttaaagacatacaaatattattatacacacattcatatatatataattaattagttttaagtaacttaatgaaatttaaattaagttagaAAATATATCATATATGGATGGAGCGTAATAATATTTGAAtgtatttaaaaatagataaCGTGACACTATTTTATTGGTGCCTGATTTTAATATAAGTTAATCTTTAAATCTATTATTTATTGCAATCTACAATTGAACACATTTTTAAAGTTAACATTCTTTTTATCCAtatccaacaaaaaaaaaaagaatcttttTGATCTTCTCGTAAGTAACTTTTggtaatttacattttttttttgtttgaaaacaAAAGGAAATCCCTTTTAAGTTATAACCGCAAGccttaaataataacattttagaTTTACTACACAATTCCCATTCGTTTTTACCTCTCTTTTCAtgcatttttttcctttatttcacttCTACAGTTTCAAtggaaaatgagaagaaaaaagatgataaagaagtaagattaaattttaacatCCTTTTTCTCTGAACTATTATATTCCTTATACCCATACTACCCTTCTTTTTATGGGATTTTGATCTTTTATTCGTTGGTAAAAGGTAATTGTTGCAGAATTTAAAGTCTCAATGAATTGCAATGCATGTGAAAGAACCGTCGCCAAAGTCATTGCCAAATTGAAAggtatcctttttcttttttctcaaatttccattCATTATTACTTGATAATTTTGGCTTCAACTTTTTTCACAGGTGTGGAGAAATTTACTACGGATATGAACAAAAATAAAGTTGTAATTACGGGTAAGATTGATCTGCAAAAGGTTCT includes these proteins:
- the LOC107896147 gene encoding peroxidase 24 — translated: MKMRAGYSIFILLVSLTLIGIVDVCNAGKLSYKFYKRTCPRAEQIVKEIIQNRTQSNPSLGARLIRMQFHDCFVRGCDASVLLDTVNNSTAEKVAIPNSSLSGFDVIDDIKTAIERACPKVVSCADILALAARDAVSAPFSKPLWDVQLGRRDGMVSLATETNGNLPSPFANFTSLIQLFNRKGLDVNDLVVLSGAHTIGVAQCATFSSRLYNFTGKGDADPSLDPTYAEALRKQCPNPASPTITVEMDPTSSLSFDNHYYDILLQKKGLFVSDAALLTNRNSNKIVTRLQRSRSSFFPAFAKSVKKMGAIEVLTGNAGEIRQNCRVVDP